A stretch of Salvelinus alpinus chromosome 4, SLU_Salpinus.1, whole genome shotgun sequence DNA encodes these proteins:
- the slc25a43 gene encoding solute carrier family 25 member 43 gives MATVKKDDRLTSSQGFMCVGFAGVFSKTVTSPLEVVKIKSQVGTFHCKKGFLHSFLVVYQKEGIRGFWKGNLVSCLRLFPYSAVHLATYKQIVHLHMDELGYVSQWRAIFAGGLAGISAALATYPLEVAETRLIAQNCREPTYRGVVHTLSKIYQTEGLQALYRGFSLTILGAFPFSIGCYAVYINLDKMWREPQFRFTALQNFINGCIAAGVAQTLSYPFETVKRKMQAQNPRLPHYGGADIHFTGMLDCFRQVIRNKGILTLWSGITANMVKIVPYFGLLFSCFEMCKQVCLYRNGYIVSPLSYKLAPGVDQSMGPTEVEEVKRYLKNRKFQSQQGSRW, from the exons ATGGCAACAGTTAAAAAAGATGACAGACTGACAAGTTCTCAGGGCTTCATGTGCGTTGGTTTTGCGGGAGTTTTCAGTAAAACTGTCACGTCGCCCCTGGAGGTGGTGAAAATCAAGAGTCAAGTGGGCACATTTCACTGTAAAAAAGGCTTTCTCCACAGCTTTCTTGTTGTCTACCAGAAAGAAGGCATACGAGGATTTTGGAAGGGGAACCTCGTCTCCTGTCTCCGCCTGTTTCCTTACAGCGCCGTCCATTTGGCAACATACAAACA GATCGTCCACCTCCATATGGATGAATTGGGCTACGTCTCTCAGTGGAGGGCCATTTTTGCTGGTGGGCTAGCTGGTATAAGTGCAGCGCTGGCCACGTACCCTCTGGAGGTGGCAGAGACTCGCCTCATAGCTCAGAACTGCAGAGAGCCTACCTACAGGGGGGTGGTCCACACGCTTTCCAAGATATACCAGACCGAAGGCCTTCAAGCACTCTACAGGGGCTTCTCTCTCACAATCCTAG GTGCATTTCCCTTCTCTATTGGTTGCTATGCAGTCTACATAAACTTGGACAAGATGTGGCGGGAGCCCCAATTCCGGTTCACTGCCCTACAGAACTTCATCAATGGCTGCATAGCCGCAGGAGTGGCCCAAACCCTCTCCTACCCCTTTGAAACTGTGAAAAGGAAAATGCAG GCCCAGAACCCTCGGCTTCCCCATTATGGTGGCGCTGATATCCACTTCACTGGAATGTTAGACTGCTTCAGGCAGGTGATCAGAAACAAGGGCATCCTGACACTGTGGAGTGGCATCACAGCCAACATGGTCAAG ATTGTCCCCTACTTTGGCCTTCTCTTCAGCTGCTTTGAGATGTGCAAGCAGGTCTGTCTGTACCGCAACGGGTACATTGTGTCTCCATTGAGCTATAAGTTGGCACCGGGCGTGGACCAGAGCATGGGCCCTACTGAGGTGGAAGAAGTGAAACGGTACCTGAAGAATAGGAAGTTTCAGTCACAGCAAGGAAGTCGCTGGTGA